Part of the uncultured Anaeromusa sp. genome is shown below.
TGGGAGGTTGAAAGCTTTTTTGAATTTAAGCTTGTTCGCTAATGGCTAAGTGTTTATAACGGTCTTTCTCTTCGGCGCGCTTGGCATTGTTGAACCGATCCAGTGTGCCCACAAGATATCCGGTAATCCGGCGAATGCGCTCGAAAGAACCGGACTCGTTTTCGGTGCGTCCGCAATGCGGGCAGACCTCGTCAATAATCCCATTGTAGCCGCACAGCGGATCATGATCTACGGGATGATTGATGGCGCCATAGCCAATGCCGCTTTCTTTCATGCAGCGGACAATGGACTCGAAGGCGTCAAGGTTTTTGAGGGGATCGCCGTCTACCTCCACATAGGTAATATGGCCGCCATTGGTCAGTGCGTGGTAAGGCGCTTCCAACTGCACTTTTTTATAGGAGCTGATAGGGCAATAGACCGGCACATGGAAGGAGTTGGTATAATAGGCGCGGTCCGTGACTCCGGGAACGCTGCCAAAGCGTTTGCGGTCCATATCTACGAAACGGCCGGAGAGTCCTTCCGCAGGCGTAGCAATCAGAGAAAAATTCAGGCCATATTGTTTAGCGGCGTCATCCATACGCTGCCGCATATGCTTAACGATGCGCAGACCGGCTTCTTGCGCCGCGTCCGATTCGCCGTGGTGCTGGCCTGTGAGGGCTTTTAAGCATTCAGCTAAGCCGATAAAGCCCACTGTTAGCGTACCATGTTTGAGCACTTCGCGCACTTCGTCGTCAGCGGAAAGTTTGTCCGAATCCAACCAGATGCCATTGCCCATGAGGAACGGATAGTTGCGGACTTTCTTGCGGCATTGGATTTCAAAGCGCTCTAAAAGCTGGTCGATGCAAAGATCAATGAGTTCGTCCAGGCTTTTATAGAATTGCTTGCTGTCTCCATGGCTGAGAATGCCTAAACGAGGCAGATTGATTGACGTAAAGCTGAGATTGCCGCGGCCGTAAACAATTTCCTGGGAAGGAACGGCGGGGTTGCCAATAACGCGCGTGCGGCAGCCCATATAGGCGATCTCCGTTTCCGGGCGGCCTTCTTGGTAGTACTGGAAATTAAAAGGCGCATCAATAAAGGAGAAATTAGGGAAAAGGCGTTTCGCGCTGACGCGGCAGGCCAACTTAAACAGATCGTAGTTAGGATCTTCCGGGTTATAGCTGACGCCTTCTTTGATCTTGAAAATCTGAATAGGGAAAATAGGCGTTTCGCCGCAGCCTAAGCCGGCTTCCGTAGCTAAGAGAATGTTTTTGACTACCATGCGTCCTTCCGGGGACGTATCGGTGCCGTAATTGATAGAGCTAAAGGGAACCTGCGCGCCAGCCCGGCTGTGCATGGTATTGAGATTGTGAATCAGAGCCTCCATGGCTTGGTAGGTGGCTTTGTCGGTTTCCGCAACAGCTTGCGTGAAAGCAAATTGCTGGGCTTTATTGAGCAAAGCAGTGTCGAAAGCGTTTTGCAGCAAGGCAAACTCTTTTTCTTGATAGCCGCTGTCATTAGCCAAGGTGATTTGCAGCTGTTCTTGCTTCTGCAGTGTCTGCGCCGCTTTAACGACGAGCTCCTTGACATTATCCTGACCGCTCTCAAAAAACAGGGCTTTACTCAGATTGTCTTGGTAGCGTTTGACAAAGGTTTTGCTAACGCCTTCGGCCAAGCCGTAGTCAAAGTTAGGAACGCTTTGGCCGCCATGCTGATCGTTTTGGTTGGATTGAATGGCAATACAGGCAAGGGCGGAATAGCTGGAAATATCGTTCGGCTCGCGCAATTGGCCGTGGCCGGTGGAAAAACCGCCTTGGAACAGGCGCTGGATATCGATTTGGCAGCAAGTAGTAGTTAAGGTATAAAAATCAAAATCATGAATGTGGATGTCGCCGTCTTTGTGCGCTTTAGCATGGTCGGGTTTTAGAATATACATTTCATTGAAGATTTTTGCGCCTTCCGAACCGTATTTCAGCATGGCGCCCATGGAGGAATCTCCGTCAATGTTGGCATTGTCACGCTTCAAATTACTTTCCTGAGAAGCGCTGTGCGTAATTTCCTCGTAGGTTTTCATCAAGCGGGTGTTCATTTCCCGCATCCGGGTGCGTTCGGCGCGATATAATATATAGGCCTTAGCGGCTTTGGCCAGGTCGGCGTTGATTAAGACCTTTTCCACAATATCTTGAATATCTTCTACACTGGGCGGCGTGTTTCGTTCAGTATAAACTTGGGTAGCTTGGTGAACTACTTCCGTAGCCAGTTGTAAAGCCTTCGTGTTGTCGTTAATTCCCGCAGCCTGCAGAGACTTGGCAATAGCATTGGCTATTTTCTCCAAATTAAAGGGAACTTGGCGTCCGTCACGTTTAACAATAGTCGTCAGCATGGGCAAGGCGGCAGCATGGAATGCTGCGCCAGTCACCTCCTTATGTAGATGTGAATTTTGATGTTCCGTATGAAGCCGATTTTAATTCTACATGAATATATAGTGTTGGTCAATAAGGAGCGACACTATATATTGTGCATTGGCGTCCTGGGTCGAAATGATGAAAAGTCCTGCTTAAATAGGTTTTTCGGGGATAAATGGTCCTAGTTCCCTGATGAAAGCTTGACTTGCATTATAGCGATAGGTTCGTATGCAGACAGAAGCAAATTGTATATCAATGCAAAGAAAATAACAAGCAGAAAAAGCGACTCAACGGCGGTAGAAAGAATTATTGATAGAAATGTACATATTGAAACGAAAATTAAGAGAATAGTGCAAATAAATTGATTTAAAAGTAAAGTTGAAAGTAAAAAAGAAAGATACTTATTAAAGGATAAAAGATATTAATTAAAGCAATGCATATATTTACAGTGAAAAATGACTATGGTAAAATAATCACAAACAAGGGTACTGTATTGTGTATACAAATATATTTTTTTGCACAAGAAAGTGAAAAAAATCACTAAAAAGATCGAGAAGCCTTTGGAATTTTGGTAAAGATTTATTTTGGTCATAAATTACAAGATGAGGTGGCATTATGCAAGCATTGCAGCAAAGACCTAAAATTGTTGTCGTTGGAGGCGGTTTTGGGGGCTTAGAAGCGGTACGCCAATTGGCGGATAAGAATGTGGACGTGGTGTTGATCGACCGGCGTCATTATCATTTGTTTCAGCCCTTATTGTACCAAGTAGCTACCGCCGCATTGGCGCCGGCTGATATTGCAAGTTCTACACGCTCGCTTTTACGAAAGCAGGAGAATTTAGAGTTTCGCATGGCGGAGGTCACCGGCGTGGATTTTGCCCAAAAGACGGTGCAAACCAGCAGCGGCGAAGTCGCCTATGATTACCTGATTGTAGCAGTAGGCGGAGAAACTAATTTCTTTGGCATGGAAGATGTGCAAGCGCATGCCTTTGGCTTAAAAGACATTGACGAGGCGATTGCGATTCGCAATCATATTTTGTTGAAGTTTGAAGAAGCGCAGCAAGAAGAGCAGGTTCAGCGTCGCAAGGCGTTGCTGACGTTTGCCGTCAGCGGCGGCGGCGCTACTGGCGTAGAGTGCGCCGGCGCCTTGACGGAATTGATCGAACGGACGCTGTTGCCTGATTATCCGGCATTATTGCGTGAAGAAATTAAAGTGGTCTTAGTGGAGGCGGGGGAGCGGCTGCTGCCTATGGTGCCGGAAGCCTTATCGGAAGCGGCGCGGCAAGCATTGAGCCGCAAAGGAGTAGAAGTGCGATTGCAAACGGCTGTTGCCGGCTATGACGGCGCTTGCCTGACTTTTCGCGACGGCAGCGCGATGGCGGCGCATACCATGATTTGGGCTTCTGGAGTTAAAGCCTCTTCTCTAGTGGAACAGCTACAGGTGGAACGAGGCCGTCAAAATAGAGTGCTGGTAACGCCGACCTTGCAAGTTCCAGGCGCGGAAGGGGTCTTTTGCATTGGCGATGCCGCCGGGTTGCAACAAGAGGGAGTTTTGTTGCCCATGGTTGCGCCAGTAGCCGTGCAGCAGGCTAGATTAGCTGTCGGGAATATTTTGCGTTTGCTTCGCAAGGAACCGTTGCAGATGTTTTCGTATCAAGATAAAGGCGCTATGGCCACCGTCGGCCGTAATTTTGCCGTCGCGAAAATCGGACCGCTGCAAAGCAAAGGATTTTTGACCTGGGTGTTTTGGCTGCTGGTTCACTTGCTGCGTCTGGAAGGAAACCGCAATCGCCTGGCGGTATTTTTCAACTGGGGCTTGGATTATTGGTTTGCAACCCGATTGGTTCGCCTGATTCAACCCCATGCCGGAACAACGGCGCGGCGAACGGCGGAAAGCGGCTCGTCTGTTTAAAGACTATAAATGAAGCAAAGAGACTGTGTTGAAACAACGTTTTAGCGCAGTCTTTTTGCTTGTAAATTTCTTTCTTGATCCTATTGCCCCATGATTTGCCCTACAAAAACAAAAAGGGTCTTGAGCCAAGGCTCAAGACCCTTATCTTACTGGTGCTCCCGAGACGATTCGAACGTCCGACCAACGGTTTAGGAAACCGCTGCTCTATCCCCTGAGCTACGGAAGCCAACACTACGCTACGTATTGTATCATCACGCCATTGCTAGTGTCAAATAAACGAGGTCTTAGTGTCCGCCGCAGCCGCAACCGCCGCCATGCGAGCCTTGTCCGCCGCAAGCGTGACGAGCGCCCTCTTGAAGCTTGAATTTTTCCATACTGCCGCATTGCGGGCAAGGCAGTTCATACCCGTGCTTGCCGCCCTCTGTGCATGGCGGTTCTTCCCAAACATGACCACAAGCTTTGCATTCGAATTGTCGATTTTTCATTTGATATACTCCTCCTTCTACATGCATATGTTTTCCTCCAGCCAGCGCTTCGGCTACCTTTCGGCGCGCCTGTGTCAACAGGCGTTGAAACGTTGGCCTGGAGAGCCCCATCTGGCTGGCGCAGGCTTCCTGATCTAAACCAACGGCGTCTTTTAAACGGATGGCTTCCAGTTCATCCACCCCTAGTATAACCGTTTCCTCTCCGCCTTCCGCCCGAAAGCGTCGGCAAAGAGGCTCTTCTTCCACCAAGCCGCAACATCGTTGACGCGCCATAGGCCCTCCTTTTGAGCATATGCTCATTTGAATTCTATTATATGCTTCTACATAAACTTTGGCAATCAAAAAATGGATAAGCAAAAGTCCGTGCGGAAACTACACAGCTTCCGCACGGACTTTTGTTGACTAGAGAAGCCCTAGACGTTGCTTGAGCGCTTCTTGTAAGACACGGGAAAAGTTAATTTTCTTTTTCTCAGCTAGTTTGTTTAGATAATACGGGATGGTAAGCGTTTTCTTTACGGAGCGAGTATCTAGCTTGGCCTGGACGGCTAGCAAGGAAACTTCGACTAAGCCGATAATTTCGCCGGGATTTTCTTGTTGGATTGCATCCACGGCGGAAGCTTCGGGAATTTCATCGTTGTCTTCTGACATACTGAACAGGTGCGAGCCTAAAGCTTCTTTAGCCAGCTTATGAGCTTCTTGCAGGTTGTGGCCGACAGCAACGCAGCCGGGAAGATCCGGGAAGAATACTCCATAATGGCCGCTGGCGTCTTTTTCAAAAACGGCAGGATATACATATACATCGCGTTTCATACAATAGCCTCCTCTACTTCAGCAAACCTGCTTGTTTTAGGATTGATTTTTCAACACCAGGAGTAAGATCGTCACCTAGTGCATGAACGGCTATAGTGACCTTTCCTGGTTTAGCGGGATGCTTGAACTGCCTATGTGAACCAGCTTGCCCAACTTCATACCAACCGTCATTTTTTATGAGTTTAAGTATTTCTCGTGCTTTCATTGGCATGTTCTTAGTCCTCCTGGTACTTCAATTATACTATACGTGTTTTGCACGTGTAAATAAAAGGCGTATTGAGAGAGGAATACTTGCGTAGATACTCAAAAAAATATAAGGTTGAGAGGTAGGCCGAAGGGAATGATATTCCAAGAGCCTAAAACCAAAACATCTATACGCAAGATTGCCATACAAAAGAAGTTAAGCAAAGCTCTTGAGAAGTACAAGAAAGAGCAGGAATGGGTTGGCAGGTTTTTAGGGGGGATTCAATACTTCTGACGGGCTAGTATTTACTAATAGGTTTGGCTGTCCTGTAGATGCTCACAACTTCACAAACAGATATTTTAAGCGGATGCTATGAATTTTTGAGGGGGAGTTGCAATGGAACGGTTATTTATTATTGGGAATGGTTTTGACATTGCTCATGGTTTAAAAACAAAGTATTCTTGTTTTCAAAAATATTTGCGCAAGAATTATCAGAAAGCCAGTTCAGAGGAACTAGTGATACCCTCGGGGAAACTACTGCCTAAGGGAGGAAATTATTATAAGGAAGAAGAAGTTGTTAACTTTTTTATGTATATTATTTCTCAAGCAGAAGTGAATGGCGAAGAATGGAATGACCTTGAAGATAGTTTGGGGAGACTAGACTTTAGTGAATGCTTTGAAGAATGGTTTCCTGTTCTTGATAGAGAAGGTGACTATGACGATTGGGGGAATATGCATAATCGGCAAGCTATTGCTGAAGATATCATTGAACCGATACTTAAAATTAGTGATTACTTTATAGAATGGGTTTCGACTATTAATGAGCGTAAAGCGCAACCAAAGGAGTCCTTTAAAAGACTAATTGATATTAAAAATGATTTTTTTTTAACATTTAATTACACTAAAACATTAGAACTAATTTATGGCGTTATGAATATATGTCATATTCATGGGGAAATAGAGGAAGAATTATATTTTGGACATGGGCAAGAATATGATGAAAAAGTATATGAAGAAAATCTTGCAAAGAGGCCAGGGACTGAGTATTCATTGCTTAAGATTCATAATGCTTTACGGAAAAATACAAAGGAAGCACTTGAAAACAATCTTGATTTTTTCGAGAATATGACAGATTCAATAAAAGAAATTTATTCTTATGGTTTTTCATTCTCAGAAGTAGACTTAATTTATATTCAAGAAATCTGTAGCCGTATTGATACAGAAAGAGCAACTTGGTATTTAAATGAATATGAGAAAATTAATTTTCCGGCAGCCTTTAGTCAGTATGTTGCCTCAATAAAAAGGTGTGGCTTTAAAGGGAAGATCGGAGTATTTTAGTAGCATGTTATGGAAATCCCTTATTTAGAAAAAGAGGGGGGATAGTCTTCAAACCAATTAAGAACATATGTTCTTAATTGGAGGGTTAAATGCCTACAAAGTGTCTAAAATGCTGAATTTATAGAGGGGTAATAATAAGCTGATTTTCCTTTTTGAACATTCCTAAACCGTTGGTCGGACGTTCGAATCGTCTCGGGAGCACCAGTAAGATAAGGGTCTTGGGCTTTGGCTCAAGGCTCTTTTTTGTATATCTGAAAATATATGTTTTGCATTTGGCCAAGGAGCGGTTGCGGGAGCTTTCCTGGCAATGAGGTTTTTTGCTTCCAGAGTATGTTCGTGTTATTGTGTAGAGAGTAGGACAGAGCAAGTTCTAGTGAGTTTTAATTTAGCGTCCTTGAGGTGCATATGGATATTCAATTATTAAAAACGTTTTGCATGGTCGCTCGGTTGGGGAATATTACGCAAGCGGCGGAGCTGCTGAATTTTACGCAGCCCGCCGTATCGGCGCAAATTCGGGCGCTGGAAGAACATTTTGGAGTACCCTTATTTGAACGGATTGGGAAAAAACTATATATAACCGAAGCGGGCAGCTATTTAGTAGAACCGGCGGAAAAGATGCTGGCCCTTTATAGCGAAACCTTTCATCATCTTAGCAGCATCGCCGCAGGGGCGCCTACTCGCATTGCCTTATCCACTAATTATATTAACCACATTCTATCGCCCGCTTTATTGAAACTGCAAGCCGCCAAGGCCGCGGGAACGGTACGCGTTGAGATTTGCGCCAATTCTAAAGCGGTGTTGCAAGGTTTAAAGAGCAATCAATATGACATCGGCCTTGTGCACGACTATATTGAGGAAAAGAATCTTGATACCGTAACTCTTCGTTCGGATGAGCTTGTTTGGTGCGGTCATAAAAGTATTCTGCCCCAAGGAGAGCGTTCTAAGCTTACAGAGTATCCTATTATCAATTTTCGGCCGGGCTGTACGTTTCGCAAGCTCTGTGACGGCTTGCTGCAAAAGCATGGCTTAACCTATGCGTTTGAATATAGCGATTTTGATGCTGTAACAAGCGCCATGGCCGAGGGTTTAGGAATCGCTTTGTTGCCGCGCGTTATTGTTAAAGATGAAAGAGAAATAGTTGTTTTGAGTCAGGCGGCGGAGGTTCAAATTACTCTTTGGGCGATTACTCGGCAGGATAAGAGTCTTTCTTCTTCCGTAACCTCCTTGCTTCAATTGCTTCAGGAACCGTAGTCTCGATATAAAAGATTTCTATGATCTTATGGGAATTCTGAATTTCAAAAGCGCAAGGCCTTCCGGTTATAATTTAGAAATAAAGCAACAAGGGAGGCTGTTTTCATGCAAGGAGAGCCGGAAAAACAACGAAGCGTTATAGCGATGCTGGAAGGAATACCGGATTTGCTATACGGGTTTGCTGACGTTGGAGAGGACTTGCCCAAGGATTTGAAGGAGCTGCCTTTTGCAGTTTCTATCGGCATACCCCTTTCCGATGCGATTATGGATCCAGTTGTGGACGGACCTAATCAGGTATATTATGACGCGTATCGTAGCGTTAATGAGCGTCTTGATGCGTTGACCCGCCAGATTCAGCAGGCAATCGAACAAACGGGATATCGCGCCCATGCGTTTGCCTCTTCCGAAAGAACGGATTTTGTGAATGTCGCTGGCGATTTTCCTCATAAAACGGCTGCCGTCAAAAGCGGTCTGGGCTGGCTAGGTAGAAGCTCGCTTTTGATTACTAGAAGGTTCGGCCCTAGAGTTCGGATTTCTACGGTTGTTACCGACTTGCCCTTGCCGGTACAGGATTTTTCCAAAACTAATTTTTGCGGCAGCTGCCGGCGGTGCGTAGAAGCCTGTCCGGCTCAGGCCATTGTCGGCAATGCCTGGTCTCAGGGGGTCTTGAGAGAAAGCTTGGTTGATGTGAGAAAATGCGACGCTTGGAAAATTAAAAACTATCCGCAATTTGACGGCCTGGTTTGCGGCGTCTGTGTGGCGGTTTGCCCGCATGGCGCTAAGAAGAAACCCTAAATAAATAGCCGCTGTTTTAGGGTAATAGGTGTTTTGGAAATCGCAGGTAGGAGAACCTTGCATTTGTGCTGGCCAATAAGGGTCTTGGGCTTTTGATATGCTCCCCCTAGATAGGACAATGAAAAAATACATTGTCCTATCTAGGGGGTAATTTTATGCCACAAAAAGAAAAGGTATCGACCACTTTGAAGGTAGAGGCTTGCAAGAAGTATTTGGCAGAAAGCATAAGCATAGCTGACATAGCAAAAGCCCTAGAAGTTGACGGGAAAATAGTAAGAAGATGGATTTTTCAGTACCAGTCAGAAGGTAAATCCGGCTTAGAACCACAGAAACACAATCGAGTATATCCGCCTAAACTGAAACTGGCAGCTGTGACTGATTATCTGCAAGGCAACGATTCTCTATTAGATATTTGCAAGAAATATCAGATTCACTCAGATTGCCAATTGAGTCGCTGGCTAAAGCAGTATAATGGACATGAGGAGTTCAAGCTCCGGTCAGGAGGAAGTCGAATCATGTCGAAAGCTAGAAAAACGACGCAGACTAATCGTGTAGAAATCGTTGAATACTGTCTTGCTCATGATATGAATTATGGCGAAACAGCCCTAAAATACCAGGTATCATACCAACAGGTATACCAATGGACAAAAAAATATCTAG
Proteins encoded:
- a CDS encoding anaerobic ribonucleoside triphosphate reductase, whose amino-acid sequence is MLTTIVKRDGRQVPFNLEKIANAIAKSLQAAGINDNTKALQLATEVVHQATQVYTERNTPPSVEDIQDIVEKVLINADLAKAAKAYILYRAERTRMREMNTRLMKTYEEITHSASQESNLKRDNANIDGDSSMGAMLKYGSEGAKIFNEMYILKPDHAKAHKDGDIHIHDFDFYTLTTTCCQIDIQRLFQGGFSTGHGQLREPNDISSYSALACIAIQSNQNDQHGGQSVPNFDYGLAEGVSKTFVKRYQDNLSKALFFESGQDNVKELVVKAAQTLQKQEQLQITLANDSGYQEKEFALLQNAFDTALLNKAQQFAFTQAVAETDKATYQAMEALIHNLNTMHSRAGAQVPFSSINYGTDTSPEGRMVVKNILLATEAGLGCGETPIFPIQIFKIKEGVSYNPEDPNYDLFKLACRVSAKRLFPNFSFIDAPFNFQYYQEGRPETEIAYMGCRTRVIGNPAVPSQEIVYGRGNLSFTSINLPRLGILSHGDSKQFYKSLDELIDLCIDQLLERFEIQCRKKVRNYPFLMGNGIWLDSDKLSADDEVREVLKHGTLTVGFIGLAECLKALTGQHHGESDAAQEAGLRIVKHMRQRMDDAAKQYGLNFSLIATPAEGLSGRFVDMDRKRFGSVPGVTDRAYYTNSFHVPVYCPISSYKKVQLEAPYHALTNGGHITYVEVDGDPLKNLDAFESIVRCMKESGIGYGAINHPVDHDPLCGYNGIIDEVCPHCGRTENESGSFERIRRITGYLVGTLDRFNNAKRAEEKDRYKHLAISEQA
- a CDS encoding NAD(P)/FAD-dependent oxidoreductase codes for the protein MQALQQRPKIVVVGGGFGGLEAVRQLADKNVDVVLIDRRHYHLFQPLLYQVATAALAPADIASSTRSLLRKQENLEFRMAEVTGVDFAQKTVQTSSGEVAYDYLIVAVGGETNFFGMEDVQAHAFGLKDIDEAIAIRNHILLKFEEAQQEEQVQRRKALLTFAVSGGGATGVECAGALTELIERTLLPDYPALLREEIKVVLVEAGERLLPMVPEALSEAARQALSRKGVEVRLQTAVAGYDGACLTFRDGSAMAAHTMIWASGVKASSLVEQLQVERGRQNRVLVTPTLQVPGAEGVFCIGDAAGLQQEGVLLPMVAPVAVQQARLAVGNILRLLRKEPLQMFSYQDKGAMATVGRNFAVAKIGPLQSKGFLTWVFWLLVHLLRLEGNRNRLAVFFNWGLDYWFATRLVRLIQPHAGTTARRTAESGSSV
- a CDS encoding DUF134 domain-containing protein, giving the protein MARQRCCGLVEEEPLCRRFRAEGGEETVILGVDELEAIRLKDAVGLDQEACASQMGLSRPTFQRLLTQARRKVAEALAGGKHMHVEGGVYQMKNRQFECKACGHVWEEPPCTEGGKHGYELPCPQCGSMEKFKLQEGARHACGGQGSHGGGCGCGGH
- a CDS encoding type II toxin-antitoxin system HicB family antitoxin, producing the protein MKRDVYVYPAVFEKDASGHYGVFFPDLPGCVAVGHNLQEAHKLAKEALGSHLFSMSEDNDEIPEASAVDAIQQENPGEIIGLVEVSLLAVQAKLDTRSVKKTLTIPYYLNKLAEKKKINFSRVLQEALKQRLGLL
- a CDS encoding type II toxin-antitoxin system HicA family toxin, with the protein product MPMKAREILKLIKNDGWYEVGQAGSHRQFKHPAKPGKVTIAVHALGDDLTPGVEKSILKQAGLLK
- a CDS encoding bacteriophage abortive infection AbiH family protein; its protein translation is MERLFIIGNGFDIAHGLKTKYSCFQKYLRKNYQKASSEELVIPSGKLLPKGGNYYKEEEVVNFFMYIISQAEVNGEEWNDLEDSLGRLDFSECFEEWFPVLDREGDYDDWGNMHNRQAIAEDIIEPILKISDYFIEWVSTINERKAQPKESFKRLIDIKNDFFLTFNYTKTLELIYGVMNICHIHGEIEEELYFGHGQEYDEKVYEENLAKRPGTEYSLLKIHNALRKNTKEALENNLDFFENMTDSIKEIYSYGFSFSEVDLIYIQEICSRIDTERATWYLNEYEKINFPAAFSQYVASIKRCGFKGKIGVF
- a CDS encoding LysR family transcriptional regulator translates to MDIQLLKTFCMVARLGNITQAAELLNFTQPAVSAQIRALEEHFGVPLFERIGKKLYITEAGSYLVEPAEKMLALYSETFHHLSSIAAGAPTRIALSTNYINHILSPALLKLQAAKAAGTVRVEICANSKAVLQGLKSNQYDIGLVHDYIEEKNLDTVTLRSDELVWCGHKSILPQGERSKLTEYPIINFRPGCTFRKLCDGLLQKHGLTYAFEYSDFDAVTSAMAEGLGIALLPRVIVKDEREIVVLSQAAEVQITLWAITRQDKSLSSSVTSLLQLLQEP
- a CDS encoding 4Fe-4S double cluster binding domain-containing protein, giving the protein MQGEPEKQRSVIAMLEGIPDLLYGFADVGEDLPKDLKELPFAVSIGIPLSDAIMDPVVDGPNQVYYDAYRSVNERLDALTRQIQQAIEQTGYRAHAFASSERTDFVNVAGDFPHKTAAVKSGLGWLGRSSLLITRRFGPRVRISTVVTDLPLPVQDFSKTNFCGSCRRCVEACPAQAIVGNAWSQGVLRESLVDVRKCDAWKIKNYPQFDGLVCGVCVAVCPHGAKKKP
- a CDS encoding helix-turn-helix domain-containing protein, which produces MPQKEKVSTTLKVEACKKYLAESISIADIAKALEVDGKIVRRWIFQYQSEGKSGLEPQKHNRVYPPKLKLAAVTDYLQGNDSLLDICKKYQIHSDCQLSRWLKQYNGHEEFKLRSGGSRIMSKARKTTQTNRVEIVEYCLAHDMNYGETALKYQVSYQQVYQWTKKYLEMGKMGLEDRRGHRVGTLPGRTPQEELEAEVAQLKHKNWRLQMEVDVLKKLQELERRDVLALRGKNENTKR